The genome window GGCGCCACCATGTTCTCCTTCGTGTTCCGCTCCCTGGGCGGCGACGAGGTCGTGGTGGACCTCTTGCGCAAGGCGGGACTCAACACCGGATGGGAGATCCTCATCTTCATGATGGTTCTCACCTTCGTGTTGGGATTCTTTTTCGATTGGTTGGAAATCTGCTTGATCGTGCTGCCCATCTTCGCACCCGTGTTGCAAGGCGCGGACTTCAGTGCTCATCTGGGGGAGGGAGGACCGATCCTGTTCATGACTTGGTTCATCGTGATGCTTTCGGTCAACTTGCAGACCTCATTCTTGACGCCGCCCTTCGGCTTCACGCTGTTCTACATGAAAGGAACGGTGCCACCATCGGTCACCATGGCACATATCTACCGAGGCATAGTTCCGTTCGTGATTCTGCAGCTCATCGGGCTTGCTTTGATCATCGCGTTCCCGGAGTTGGCGCTGTGGTTGCCGCGGGAGGCGGGGTTCTTGAACTGAACTTTGCAGCAGCCGTTTCTACACGCCAGTAGAAACTAGCGCACCAATATGGCCTGCACATCCTTGGCCAAGGCGCTTGCGTTAGCATCTTGAGGGGTGTTGTAGTCAGTTTCATGCGGGATCCGCACACCCTTGGCGCAGCCGGGCCGTGCATCGATCGCCGCCATCCATCGCCGCAAATTCGGTAGCTCGCTCACGGATACCACCGCCAAGTTATGGATCCGGCACCAGCTCCAATTGGCGATGCCGGCGATGGAAAAATCCCCAGCCAGCCACTCGTTGTCCGCTAATTGCCGGTCGAGCACGCCGTACAGCCGCGCCACTTCGTTTTGGTAGCGGGAGATGCGCTGGGCAAACGTTCGGGGAAATAGCGGTAGAAGACATTGGCTTGGCCTTGCATGGGCCCCACACCGCCCATCTGAAACATCAACCACTGGATTACGCGCGAGCGTGCCTTACGTTCCGCCGGGAGCAAACGGCCGGCCTTCTCGGCGAGGTAGATCATGATCGCACCGGACTCGAATACCGCGAAGTCTTCGGCATCGTGGTCGACGATGGCGGGGATGCGGGCGTTCGGGTTGAGCTTCACGTACTCAGGAGCTTTCTGCTCCCCCTTCATGATGTTTACCGGATACAAGATGTAGGGCATCTCCAACTCCTCCAAGGTGCAGGATGCCTTCCATCCGTTGGGCGTGGCCCAGGTGTATAGATCGATGCTTGGTTTGGCCATGGTGTTCCTCGTTCATCATAAAAACCTCACCACAGAGACACAGAGGCTATGCTGCCCTATCGTGGAGTAGTATCGAATCCGCGAACTTGGCGGGGCCGGGCCCGGTTCAACTCCAATCTTGCCGGCCCCGCACATGCAAAAGGAGAAACCATGGCGAAATCGAACACTGACCAATATTTGGAAAATAACAAGCAGTATGCGAGCGGCCAAGCGTTGCACAAGCCGGTTCATCCTGGGAAGCAACCCATCCAGCCCTCCAAGCGGGTCGCCGTGGTGGCGTGCATGGACGCGCGGCTGGACGTGGAAGACTTGCTCGGCTTGCAAACGGGGGATGCGCATATCATCCGCAATGCGGGCGGGGTGGTGACGGAGGACGCGATTCGCTGCCTCATCATTTCCCACCACCTGCTCAACACGAACGAAGTGATCCTGATTCATCACACGCGCTGCGGCATGCTGGCCTTCACCGACGATCTGCTGAAGGCCGGCCTTGAAGGCGATCCCGCGGCGGAGAAACTATTAGGCCAAGCAACGAGCAGGGAGTTTAGAAGTTGCGGGAAGTCGGCTTCCACCCCTTCCGATTTCCACGCTTTTCGCGGACCCATTGAGCCGTTGGACGCACCGCGAGATGCCAAGAACAGCGAGCGCCTCGCCTGGGATGTGCGCCGGGGAATCTCGCGAATATTGAATCATCCGTGGATTCCCACGACCGGACCCGATGCCATCACCGTACGCGGTTTCATCTACGACGTGGATAGCGGGAAGCTCGATGAAGTGAGCTATCCCGGTCCCATGGGTACATTCGGATAACGTACCGCATCCCCCTCCCGAGCTGGGAGGGGGATAACCTTCGCTTACGACCGCTTCAGGAACGCGATCACTTCCTTGTTGAACACGTCTGGCGCTTCACGCATGGTGAAGTGGCCGGCGTTTGGCACCGGGATGTACTTCAAGTTGAGGTAGTACTGCGGAACGAGATCCGACCAGTCGATGATGACGCAAGTATCGCCTTCGCCCCACAAGCACAGCGTGGGGATGTGCGTCGGGACGTAATCCCTCGGCTCCCACCCTCTCGCCGCCGGGCTCAGGTTGGCGCGATACCAGCTAAAGCCGCCTTCCACGTTCCCAGGCTTCACGAAGTTGTCGGTGATGATCTCGATTTCCTCCGGTGTCCACAGCGCCTTGTTGGCGGACCACCAATTGAAGAACCAGCGGAAATAAATCTTCGTGG of Betaproteobacteria bacterium contains these proteins:
- a CDS encoding carbonic anhydrase, whose amino-acid sequence is MAKSNTDQYLENNKQYASGQALHKPVHPGKQPIQPSKRVAVVACMDARLDVEDLLGLQTGDAHIIRNAGGVVTEDAIRCLIISHHLLNTNEVILIHHTRCGMLAFTDDLLKAGLEGDPAAEKLLGQATSREFRSCGKSASTPSDFHAFRGPIEPLDAPRDAKNSERLAWDVRRGISRILNHPWIPTTGPDAITVRGFIYDVDSGKLDEVSYPGPMGTFG